One Anopheles marshallii chromosome 3, idAnoMarsDA_429_01, whole genome shotgun sequence genomic region harbors:
- the LOC128713248 gene encoding phospholipid-transporting ATPase ABCA3-like, producing MTTSSWDKFVLLLWKNWIIQKRHYAQTVFEVTIPVLACSLLILVRGLVTPTVYTEPTTFGSLNVQSLAMIREMVTNHPINLKIAYSPRNDVLERIVGRAARMLGTDVLHQGYNDSESMYKDLVTHNYLAGLEFPDEFMNVTSLPDRVDVAVRFPSEMRTTTLPGAQFWANWRTFLIFPQFQVYGARNINVSDGGYPANYYAEGFASVQNAISRAVLEMRSDRNNSLPLVHLRRFPYPAFYDDPLLRGLENLFPSIIMVAFFYSCINTVKFITLEKEKQLKESMKVMGLDGWIHWVAWFVRTLTLLTVSITLVTVLLSCNLTTNTKVAIFQFSNRFLIWLFLFVYSITTIMLCFMISTFFSKANIASGIAGIVWFYSLTPFQLTFGNYDRMSLGAKLGSSLWSNTAMGYGVMLFMKHEGTSIGLQWDNLLTPVTVDDSLTMAHIFGMLVVDAALYLAVALYVEQIAPGQFGVPRRWNFILTTSFWMQEVFPRKQIRDGSGTTAVENGFESERLKSTGRYQANAEEEPTDKQIGISMVGLTKVYDGKSTSRAAVSGLTVNFYRDQITVLLGHNGAGKTTTMGMLTGMYPPTSGYATIDGHRIGGTAVNRFRNTLGFCPQHNVLFNELTVAEHIRFFARLKGIRQEEYIETEIDKYVRALGLESKRNEQSHTLSGGMKRKLSLAVALCGGSRVVFCDEPTSGMDPGARRTVWDLLQQEKRDRTIVLSTHFMDEADVLGDRIAVMCDGELRAVGTPFFLKKRFGAGYRLVCVKRVDCQPEVLTKLLRRYVPDVAIESDIGTELSLRLHEQYRAMFQPALEELEQNTERCGISSYGIALSTLEEVFMRLGSDEGNTDVLQHTANGTDKNRLTNGGVHHPAPPPITITETFELQTGTELLCSQIRAMFCKKYLSFIRSWKISSLQILLPMMFVLLVVAIVRFFPNNVVLPPLEITLASYDRTNTVLSASDRNASIVAAYAETIKHSSGAGLRHSLTVTERNFTEFILQKSTENIRAVDNTYMIGASLDVVHRNFTAWFNNKAYHTAPLSLSVLYNALARTICTNCSITVTNKPLPYSSHVRFLRTQSGSNLGFQLAFNTGFAMAFVGALYILYYVRERSSGSKLLQFVSGVNAITFWGVSFLWDFAVFCVAMALYIGTLAAFGEEGWSTPEELGRVVIVFICFGLAVIPFTYLGAYCFDVPSTGFIKMLIFNIFTGTVMFTAVFLLKVKDFDLRHVAETMEWIYMVFPLFALSHSLNNINVMETTRQICDAYCDAMPFCTPQLACKFNELCCDVEIFSFNPRGINRNLTYLIGVSVCSFVVLLLKEYRVFAEMHLSACIPDRLCFNRYRKAAVTTEEMESIAISEDSDVADERTRVDRFHEEREHQSLTGLALLMLRDLTKRYGNAQPPAVDRLTFAAGGRECFGLLGVNGAGKTSTFRMLTGDRRITAGDAWVVGYSLRTQLPAVYRKIGYCPQFDALLEDLTGRETLRIFARLRGIPGPSIDSIAERLAVELHFAAHLDKRVQAYSGGTRRKLSTALALLGDPVVVYLDEPTTGMDPGAKRHFWNVMCRVRSEGRTALVLTSHSMEECEALCTRLAIMVNGEFRCIGSAQHLKNKFSHGYFLTMKLKRTGDGSRTEAERNKQAIKSFMQQTFSVGTTGGGGGGTGAILKEEYHNYLTYHIRDTGHRWSEMFGLLEAARDQLQLEDYALGQTSLEQVFLTLTANQRTCNEV from the exons GAACTGGCGCACGTTCTTGATATTTCCACAGTTTCAAGTGTACGGTGCGCGTAACATCAACGTCAGCGATGGTGGCTATCCAGCGAATTACTACGCGGAAGGATTTGCCTCCGTCCAGAATGCGATCAGCCGTGCGGTGCTGGAGATGCGTAGCGATCGTAACAATTCACTGCCTCTTGTGCACCTTAGG CGTTTCCCTTATCCGGCCTTTTACGATGATCCGCTGCTGCGTGGTTTGGAAAACCTGTTCCCCTCCATCATCATGGTTGCGTTCTTCTATTCCTGCATCAACACGGTCAAGTTCATCACgctggagaaggaaaaacagttGAAGGAATCGATGAAGGTGATGGGACTGGATGGGTGGATACACTGGGTGGCCTGGTTCGTGCGCACTCTGACGCTGCTAACCGTGTCCATCACGCTCGTCACCGTGCTGCTGAGCTGTAACCTTACCACCAACACGAAGGTGGCCATATTCCAGTTCTCCAATCGCTTCCTGATCTGGCTGTTTCTGTTCGTGTACAGCATCACGACAATCATGCTGTGCTTTATGATCAGCACCTTCTTCTCCAAAG CGAACATTGCCTCAGGTATTGCCGGCATTGTGTGGTTCTATTCACTCACGCCGTTTCAGTTAACGTTTGGTAACTACGATCGGATGTCTCTCGGGGCCAAGCTGGGGTCGAGTCTGTGGAGCAACACGGCTATGGGATATGGTGTGATGCTGTTCATGAAGCACGAAGGTACATCGATCGGTTTGCAGTGGGACAACCTCTTGACGCCCGTGACCGTTGATGATAGCCTGACGATGGCGCACATATTCGGCATGCTGGTTGTTGACGCCGCACTCTATCTCGCCGTAGCATTGTACGTAGAACAGATTGCGCCGGGGCAGTTTGGTGTACCTCGAAGGTGGAATTTTATCCTCACCACCAGCTTCTGGATGCAAGAAGTCTTTCCGCGAAAGCAAATTCGCGACGGTTCAGGTACGACAGCTGTGGAAAATGGTTTCGAAAGCGAAAGATTGAAATCAACCGGCAGATATCAAGCGAATGCGGAGGAAGAACCGACCGACAAACAGATCGGCATTAGCATGGTAGGACTAACGAAGGTTTACGATGGGAAATCAACTTCGCGTGCCGCTGTTAGTGGACTTACCGTGAACTTTTATCGCGATCAAATAACCGTTCTGCTGGGTCACAACGGTGCAGGCAAAACGACTACCATGGGTATGCTGACGGGGATGTACCCTCCAACATCGGGATACGCTACTATCGACGGACACAGGATCGGTGGTACCGCTGTGAACCGATTCCGCAATACGCTCGGTTTCTGTCCTCAGCACAACGTGCTTTTCAACGAGCTGACCGTCGCAGAACACATTCGCTTCTTCGCCAGACTGAAAGGCATCCGGCAGGAGGAGTACATCGAGACGGAAATCGACAAATATGTACGAGCGCTAGGGCTCGAATCCAAGCGCAACGAGCAATCCCACACCCTATCCGGTGGTATGAAGCGGAAACTTTCGCTCGCTGTCGCACTGTGCGGTGGTTCGCGTGTTGTATTCTGTGACGAACCAACGTCCGGTATGGATCCGGGCGCTCGCCGCACGGTGTGGGACTTACTGCAGCAGGAGAAGCgcgatcgtacgatcgtcCTGTCGACGCACTTCATGGACGAAGCGGATGTGCTCGGGGACCGTATCGCTGTGATGTGCGATGGAGAACTCCGAGCGGTTGGCACACCGTTTTTCTTGAAGAAACGCTTCGGTGCCGGATATCGATTGGTTTGTGTAAAGCGCGTCGATTGTCAGCCGGAAGTGCTTACGAAGCTACTGCGTCGGTACGTACCGGACGTGGCGATAGAGTCAGATATTGGCACGGAGTTGAGCTTGCGGCTTCACGAACAGTATCGTGCTATGTTTCAACCCGCGCTGGAAGAACTGGAACAAAACACCGAACGGTGTGGCATCTCCAGCTACGGTATTGCCTTGTCCACACTGGAGGAAGTTTTCATGAGGTTGGGCAGTGATGAAGGTAACACTGACGTACTTCAGCACACCGCTAATGGAACGGATAAGAACCGTCTAACAAACGGCGGCGTCCATCATCCTGCGCCTCCGCCAATAACCATCACGGAAACCTTCGAGCTACAAACAGGCACAGAGCTTCTTTGCAGTCAGATCCGTGCCATGTTCTGCAAGAAGTATCTCAGCTTTATCCGCTCGTGGAAGATATCCTCACTGCAGATACTACTGCCAATGATGTTTGTTCTGTTAGTTGTTGCAATTGTGCGATTCTTTCCCAACAATGTTGTTCTGCCCCCGTTGGAAATTACACTCGCAAGCTACGATCGTACGAACACTGTCCTGTCGGCAAGCGATCGAAATGCCTCGATCGTAGCCGCGTATGCAGAAACGATCAAGCATTCTTCAGGTGCTGGACTCCGACATTCACTCACTGTGACGGAGCGCAATTTCACCGAATTTATCCTGCAAAAGTCAACGGAAAACATACGGGCGGTGGATAATACGTACATGATAGGAGCGTCCCTAGATGTGGTTCACCGTAACTTCACTGCCTGGTTCAACAACAAAGCGTACCATACGGCGCCACTTTCGCTTAGCGTACTCTACAATGCGCTTGCACGGACCATCTGCACCAACTGTAGCATCACTGTGACGAACAAACCGCTCCCGTACAGCAGCCACGTCCGGTTCCTGCGTACCCAGTCCGGAAGCAATCTGGGCTTCCAGCTTGCCTTCAACACCGGCTTTGCAATGGCCTTCGTTGGTGCCCTCTACATCCTGTACTATGTGCGTGAACGATCGTCCGGTTCGAAACTGTTGCAGTTCGTGAGCGGGGTGAACGCGATCACGTTTTGGGGAGTTTCCTTTCTCTGGGATTTTGCCGTGTTCTGTGTAGCGATGGCTTTGTACATCGGTACATTAGCTGCCTTCGGCGAGGAAGGTTGGTCCACACCGGAGGAACTTGGCCGTGTGGTGATTGTGTTCATTTGTTTCGGACTGGCGGTCATTCCGTTCACGTATCTTGGTGCATACTGTTTCGATGTGCCGTCGACCGGATTTATTAAGATGCTGATCTTCAACATCTTCACCGGCACGGTCATGTTTACGGCGGTGTTTCTGCTCAAGGTGAAGGACTTTGATCTGCGCCATGTGGCAGAAACGATGGAGTGGATTTATATGGTGTTTCCACTGTTTGCGCTCAGCCACAGCTTGAACAATATCAACGTGATGGAAACGACGAGACAAATCTGCGATGCGTACTGCGATGCGATGCCCTTCTGCACGCCCCAGTTGGCTTGCAAATTTAACGAACTGTGCTGCG AtgtggaaatattttcattcaatccGCGAGGCATCAATCGAAATCTGACTTACCTGATTGGTGTTTCAGTATGTTCTTTTGTGGTTCTGCTACTGAAAGAGTATCGTGTTTTCGCCGAGATGCACCTCAGCGCTTGTATACCGGATCGGTTGTGTTTCAACAGATATCGTAAGGCGGCGGTCACAACTGAAGAAATGGAATCCATTGCGATCAGCGAGGATTCGGACGTTGCTGACGAACGTACCAGGGTGGATCGATTCCACGAAGAGCGAGAACACCAATCACTTACCGGACTGGCTTTGTTAATGTTGCGCGATCTAACCAAACGTTACGGCAACGCTCAACCACCGGCAGTTGATCGACTTACATTTGCCGCCGGAGGACGGGAATGTTTCGGCCTGCTGGGTGTAAACGGTGCCGGTAAAACGTCCACCTTCCGGATGCTAACCGGCGATCGACGCATTACTGCCGGTGACGCATGGGTCGTTGGATACAGTCTGCGCACGCAACTTCCTGCCGTTTATCGCAAGATCGGATACTGTCCCCAGTTTGATGCTCTGCTCGAAGATCTGACCGGTCGGGAAACGTTGCGCATTTTTGCCCGTTTGCGTGGCATTCCGGGtccatcgatcgattcgatcgcaGAAAGGCTTGCAGTGGAACTACACTTTGCTGCCCACCTGGACAAGCGCGTCCAGGCGTACAGTGGTGGAACGCGAAGGAAACTAAGCACCGCACTGGCTCTGCTCGGCGATCCGGTTGTGGTGTACCTGGACGAACCAACCACGGGCATGGATCCGGGTGCGAAGCGTCACTTCTGGAACGTGATGTGTCGGGTACGGTCAGAGGGCAGAACCGCGCTAGTGCTCACATCGCACAGCATGGAAGAATGCGAAGCACTATGCACGCGCCTTGCAATCATGGTGAATGGCGAATTCCGATGTATCGGGTCGGCTCAGCAtctgaaaaataaattctccCACGGCTACTTTCTTACCATGAAGCTGAAACGCACCGGAGATGGATCGCGCACGGAGGCCGAACGGAACAAGCAAGCGATCAAGTCGTTTATGCAGCAGACCTTTTCAGTCGGCActactggtggtggtggtggtggtaccggTGCCATCCTCAAGGAAGAGTATCACAACTACCTCACCTATCACATCCGGGACACTGGACATCGCTGGTCAGAGATGTTTGGTTTACTGGAGGCGGCACGGGATCAGCTGCAACTTGAAGATTACGCCCTTGGGCAAACATCACTCGAGCAAGTGTTCCTCACACTTACCGCTAATCAGCGCACCTGCAACGAAGTATAG